In the genome of Quercus robur chromosome 3, dhQueRobu3.1, whole genome shotgun sequence, one region contains:
- the LOC126717658 gene encoding myosin-binding protein 2, with protein sequence MAANKFATMLHRNTNKITLMLIYAILEWILIILLLLNSLFSYLIIKFADYFGLKRPCLWCSRIDHILEPGKNKNSYRDLVCEAHASEISKLGYCLNHQKLAELQDMCEDCSSSLQPADSPEFSKRYAFFPWMNKIGVIQSGDENFSENGEGNLKCSCCSVSVNLSNKFYPPCILIKPSWEDFDDTQKHNFIAEADIVAQIDEGDQSDQSKSDFVTNLCEDEQSIGENRGIQIVSDVVMDGESARREEEAEENGSVCDFGCKELVVDEDDKLNMVIEKELEPVKEESNMNLSMDDQSCDQTVAHVNLSKDTFHEIQPQHLEFYIDQEDCRLIPIELSGSATTEDQGQPIYKLEDQGYCENQDVILDFDMHIEAQAQPVVENWHSSEEMVALLSALESEEEPKVSVLESMVLVETENTSILHKEVEDLAKEEFEQVSITQATQTSSNDDDEDEDQAREMDSDAHQASEEAIQMQSNELDVEISIGTEIPDQEPLDEAQTLEALPSYEHRQEDPSTSSVILHVDDDNGSKQAEEEFLEFKTMSIETRKQEINSHISFGLELNEIEEEKVPDTPTSVDSLHHLHKKLLLLERRESGTEESLDGSIISEIEGGELTTEKLISAFRAERKALNALYAELEEERSASAVAANQTMAMINRLQEEKAAMQMEALQYQRMMEEQSEYDQEALQLLNELMVKREKENHELEKELEIYRKKVHDYEAKERIMMSRRRESSTRSTASCSNTEDSDGISIDLNHDVKEEDSFYGNQESSSQNTPPDAVVFLEESLANFEEERLSILEQLKELEEKLFTLSDDEVQHFEDVKPVGYSFHENGNGYHKNSDSDTEVNGVDQNGHSKEMNGKHHQELRFKGSKAKRLLPLFDAIGEDCEDGLVNGHEQGFDHVALLTPLDAKFEMEKKLAIEEEVDHVYERLEVLEADREFLKHCISSLRKGDKGLDLLQEILQHLRDLRSVEVRVKKMGDGAIYSL encoded by the exons ATGGCTGCAAACAAGTTTGCCACCATGTTGCATAGAAACACCAACAAAATCACGCTTATGCTAATCTATGCCATCCTAGAATGGATTCTGATCATTCTCCTCCTCCTAAATTCTCTGTTTTCTTATCTGATCATTAAATTTGCAGATTACTTTGGTCTTAAAAGGCCCTGCTTATGGTGTTCTAGGATTGATCATATCCTAGAGCCTGGAAAGAACAAGAATTCCTATAGAGATCTTGTTTGTGAAGCTCATGCGTCTGAGATTTCCAAACTGGGATACTGCTTGAATCACCAGAAACTAGCTGAATTGCAAGATATGTGCGAGGATTGCTCATCCTCATTGCAACCAGCTGATAGTCCCGAATTCTCAAAGAGGTATGCTTTCTTtccatggatgaacaagattGGTGTGATTCAGAGTGGTGATGAAAATTTCAGTGAAAATGGGGAAGGGAATTTGAAGTGTTCTTGCTGCAGTGTGAGTGTGAACTTGAGCAACAAGTTCTACCCTCCTTGTATTCTTATCAAGCCTTCTTGGGAGGATTTTGATGACACCCAGAAACATAATTTTATTGCAGAGGCTGATATTGTTGCTCAAATTGATGAAGGTGATCAATCTGATCAAAGCAAATCAGATTTTGTTACTAATCTATGTGAAGATGAACAGAGTATTGGAGAAAACAGGGGAATTCAGATAGTTTCTGATGTTGTCATGGATGGTGAGTCTGCAAGAAGAGAAGAGGAGGCAGAGGAGAACGGTTCTGTATGTGACTTCGGCTGCAAGGAACTGGTCGTTGATGAAGACGATAAATTGAATATGGTTATAGAAAAAGAGCTAGAACCCGTTAAGGAAGAGAGTAATATGAATTTATCCATGGATGATCAGTCTTGTGATCAGACCGTGGCTCACGTCAATTTGAGTAAAGACACCTTCCATGAAATTCAGCCACAGCATCTTGAGTTTTACATTGATCAAGAAGATTGTAGGTTGATTCCAATTGAATTGAGCGGCTCTGCTACCACGGAAGACCAAGGTCAACCTATATATAAGCTGGAAGATCAAGGATATTGTGAGAATCAAGatgttattttggattttgatatgCACATTGAGGCACAAGCACAACCGGTTGTAGAGAATTGGCACAGTTCAGAAGAGATGGTGGCATTACTTTCAGCCCTTGAGAGTGAGGAGGAACCTAAGGTTTCAGTGCTTGAATCCATGGTTCTGGTTGAGACTGAGAACACCTCTATTTTGCATAAAGAAGTTGAAGATTTAGCGAAGGAAGAATTTGAACAGGTTTCTATAACTCAAGCCACTCAAACATCatctaatgatgatgatgaggatgaggatcaAGCAAGAGAAATGGATTCAGATGCTCATCAAG CATCAGAAGAAGCAATTCAAATGCAAAGCAATGAATTGGATGTGGAAATTTCGATAGGGACAGAGATTCCTGATCAGGAGCCACTTGATGAGGCTCAAACCCTAGAGGCTCTTCCTTCTTATGAACATAGACAGGAAGATCCTTCCACAAGCTCTGTCATTTTGCatgttgatgatgataatg gttctaagcaAGCTGAGGaagaatttttagaatttaaaaccATGTCGAtagaaacaagaaagcaagaaaTAAATAGTCATATATCTTTCGGTCTGGAGCTAAATGAAATTGAGGAAGAAAAAGTTCCTGATACACCAACTTCTGTGGATAGTTTACATCACTTGCACAAGAAATTGTTACTACTTGAGAGGAGAGAATCAGGAACAGAAGAGTCCTTGGATGGAAGTATCATTAGTGAGATAGAAGGTGGTGAGCTGACCACGGAGAAGTTAATATCAGCATTTAGAGCGGAAAGGAAGGCTTTGAATGCTCTATATGCAGaattagaagaagagagaagtgcTTCTGCTGTGGCAGCCAATCAGACAATGGCAATGATAAATAGGCTTCAGGAAGAGAAGGCAGCAATGCAAATGGAAGCTTTGCAGTATCAGAGAATGATGGAAGAGCAATCAGAGTATGACCAAGAAGCTTTGCAGCTATTGAATGAGCTTATGGTGAAGAGGGAAAAAGAGAATCATGAGCTAGAAAAGGAGCTGGAAATATATCGTAAGAAGGTCCACGATTATGAGGCCAAAGAGAGAATAATGATGTCAAGAAGGAGAGAGAGTAGCACAAGAAGCACTGCTTCTTGTAGTAATACTGAGGATAGTGATGGAATATCTATTGATCTGAATCATGATGTAAAGGAAGAAGATAGCTTCTATGGCAATCAAGAAAGTAGCAGCCAAAACACTCCTCCTGATGCAGTTGTATTCTTGGAGGAATCATTGGCAAACTTTGAAGAAGAGAGGTTATCAATTCTAGAGCAGCTCAAGGAGTTGGAAGAGAAGCTTTTTACATTGAGTGATGACGAGGTACAACATTTTGAGGATGTCAAACCGGTTGGCTATTCCTTCCATGAGAATGGAAATGGATACCATAAGAATTCAGATTCTGACACTGAGGTAAATGGTGTTGATCAAAATGGTCATTCCAAGGAAATGAATGGAAAGCATCATCAGGAGCTAAGATTCAAAGGGTCAAAGGCAAAGAGACTTCTTCCCCTTTTTGATGCAATTGGTGAAGACTGTGAAGATGGTTTGGTGAATGGACATGAACAAGGGTTTGATCATGTTGCATTGCTGACACCCTTGGACGCCAAATTtgaaatggagaagaagcttGCCATTGAAGAGGAGGTAGATCATGTGTATGAGAGGCTAGAAGTACTCGAGGCAGATAGGGAGTTTCTAAAGCATTGTATAAGCTCCTTGAGGAAAGGAGACAAGGGTTTAGATCTTCTCCAAGAGATTTTACAACATCTTCGTGATCTCAGGAGTGTCGAAGTTCGTGTCAAGAAGATGGGGGATGGTGCTATATATTCACTTTAA